One genomic region from Cellulomonas fengjieae encodes:
- a CDS encoding ATP-binding protein, which produces MTLTELLGRRTERAAVDDLLSQARAGLSGAVVVRGEAGIGKTALLEHVRSTAQISGFRVASSVGVESETQFAFAGLHQLLAPLLGRVGALPDPQRTALGVAFGQQGGTAPDRFLVGLATLNLLAEVAEDGPLLCLVDDAQWLDEASTQVLTFVARRVAAEGMALVFGLRDPTERDVYSFDGLPEVCLGGLDEADARSLLAAAVHTPLDDGMRNRVLAEARGNPLALLELPRTAPGGWLAGGFESPEVPGIPHRIEDSFRRRSDGLPAPTQLLLLVAAVDPTGDVALLWRAAEHLGISREAAAPAETAGLLEIGTRVEFRHPLVRSAVHRAAAPPDRRRAHGALAAATDPHVDPDRHAWHRAQAVLGTDEDAAAELERSAGRARARGGLAASAAFMDQAARLTPDPAVRASRSLEAAHAKHEAGASDDASQLLTAAAAGPLDAAQQARLQLLRAQLAFHLARDGDGPSMLMDAARSLAPLDPARSRDTYLHALDAALIAGGLDVCLGQGVADVAAAALAAPAAPVPPRPSDLLLDGLVTTFTQGYPSGVPGLRRALAAFTDDGPEPGLERDTHSRRWGWWATRTAMAVFDDELVQVLAARNVRLAREAGAMATLQGALFGQSVALVLSGAFDRADEQTAIAAEARAVYVHHAQLVVSAWRGRPDETAEVHAAIVQNATERATATEDSLAQYALAVLNNGLGDYAAAHDAAARAFRSEALRYNNLAHFELIEAAVRAGRPEDADEALDELISRADASGTPWGLGQAARSRALTTAGAAAEKHYLEAIEQLGRCRMQTHLARTHLVYGEWLRREGRRQDARDQLRTAHDLLSGMGAEAFAARAARELRATGEHPRKRTAVPTDALTAQELHIARLVATGATSREVGTQLFLSPRTIEAHLRSIFRKLDITSRRQLRELPLP; this is translated from the coding sequence GTGACACTGACAGAGCTCCTGGGCCGGCGCACCGAGCGCGCAGCGGTCGACGACCTGCTCTCCCAGGCACGGGCCGGGCTGAGCGGGGCAGTCGTGGTGCGCGGCGAAGCGGGGATCGGGAAGACGGCGCTGCTCGAGCACGTCCGGTCCACGGCGCAGATCTCGGGGTTCCGGGTGGCGTCCTCGGTCGGGGTCGAGTCCGAGACCCAGTTCGCGTTCGCGGGCCTGCACCAGCTCCTTGCGCCGCTGCTCGGCCGCGTGGGCGCCCTGCCCGACCCGCAGCGCACGGCCCTGGGTGTGGCGTTCGGGCAGCAGGGCGGCACGGCTCCCGACCGGTTCCTGGTCGGGCTGGCGACCCTCAACCTGCTGGCCGAGGTCGCCGAGGACGGTCCGCTGCTCTGCCTAGTCGACGATGCGCAGTGGCTCGACGAGGCGTCAACGCAGGTCCTCACGTTCGTGGCGCGACGGGTGGCGGCCGAGGGGATGGCCCTGGTATTCGGGTTGCGCGACCCCACCGAGCGCGACGTGTACTCGTTCGACGGGTTGCCGGAGGTGTGCCTGGGCGGTCTCGACGAGGCCGATGCGCGGTCGTTGCTGGCCGCGGCCGTGCACACGCCGCTGGACGACGGGATGCGCAACCGGGTCCTCGCCGAGGCGCGAGGGAACCCCCTCGCGCTGCTGGAGCTGCCACGTACCGCGCCGGGCGGGTGGCTGGCCGGCGGGTTCGAGTCGCCCGAGGTGCCGGGCATCCCGCACCGCATCGAGGACAGCTTCCGGCGTCGCTCGGACGGCCTGCCGGCGCCGACCCAACTGCTGCTGCTGGTCGCCGCGGTCGACCCCACGGGTGACGTGGCGCTGCTGTGGCGGGCGGCCGAGCACCTGGGGATCTCCCGCGAGGCGGCTGCGCCCGCCGAGACCGCCGGGCTGCTGGAGATCGGTACCCGCGTGGAGTTCCGTCATCCGCTGGTGCGTTCCGCGGTGCACCGGGCCGCCGCCCCGCCGGACCGCCGTCGCGCGCACGGCGCCCTGGCCGCCGCGACCGACCCGCACGTCGACCCCGACCGGCACGCCTGGCACCGGGCGCAGGCCGTGCTGGGCACCGACGAGGACGCGGCCGCGGAGCTGGAGCGCTCGGCGGGCCGGGCGCGCGCCCGTGGCGGGCTGGCTGCCTCGGCAGCGTTCATGGACCAGGCGGCCAGGCTGACGCCTGATCCCGCCGTCCGGGCGAGCCGGTCGCTGGAGGCCGCGCACGCCAAGCACGAGGCCGGGGCATCCGACGACGCCTCCCAGCTGCTGACGGCCGCCGCGGCCGGGCCGCTCGACGCCGCCCAGCAGGCTCGCCTCCAGCTGCTGCGCGCGCAGCTCGCGTTCCACCTCGCCCGGGACGGCGACGGACCGTCGATGCTGATGGACGCCGCGAGGAGCCTCGCACCGCTGGATCCTGCGAGGTCGCGCGACACCTACCTGCACGCGCTCGATGCGGCACTGATCGCCGGTGGCCTCGACGTCTGCCTCGGCCAGGGCGTCGCGGACGTGGCCGCCGCGGCCCTCGCCGCGCCCGCAGCGCCCGTGCCGCCGCGTCCGTCGGACCTGTTGCTCGACGGGCTGGTGACGACGTTCACGCAGGGGTACCCGTCCGGTGTGCCCGGACTGCGACGGGCGCTGGCGGCCTTTACCGACGACGGGCCGGAACCTGGCCTGGAGCGTGACACCCACTCCCGCCGGTGGGGGTGGTGGGCCACGCGCACCGCCATGGCGGTCTTCGACGACGAGCTGGTCCAGGTGCTGGCCGCCCGCAACGTCCGGTTGGCACGTGAGGCCGGCGCGATGGCCACGCTCCAGGGGGCACTGTTCGGCCAATCCGTCGCGCTGGTGCTCTCCGGTGCGTTCGACCGGGCCGACGAGCAGACCGCGATCGCCGCCGAGGCAAGGGCCGTGTACGTGCACCACGCGCAGCTCGTCGTGTCCGCGTGGCGTGGCCGCCCGGACGAGACCGCCGAGGTCCACGCGGCGATCGTCCAGAACGCGACCGAGCGCGCGACCGCCACCGAGGACTCCCTGGCGCAGTACGCCCTGGCGGTGCTGAACAACGGTCTCGGCGACTACGCCGCAGCCCACGACGCCGCCGCCCGCGCGTTCCGGTCCGAGGCGCTGCGGTACAACAACCTCGCCCACTTCGAGCTCATCGAGGCGGCGGTCCGCGCCGGCCGACCCGAGGATGCGGACGAGGCGCTGGACGAGCTGATCTCACGAGCCGACGCCAGCGGCACCCCGTGGGGGCTCGGGCAGGCGGCGCGCTCGCGGGCGCTGACCACCGCCGGAGCCGCGGCGGAGAAGCACTACCTCGAGGCGATCGAGCAGCTGGGCCGCTGCCGGATGCAGACCCACCTCGCCCGCACGCACCTCGTCTACGGCGAGTGGCTCCGCCGGGAGGGTCGTCGCCAGGACGCCCGCGACCAGCTGCGCACCGCGCACGACCTGCTGTCGGGGATGGGCGCCGAGGCGTTCGCCGCACGCGCTGCTCGCGAGCTGCGCGCCACGGGCGAGCACCCGCGCAAGCGCACCGCTGTGCCCACCGACGCGCTCACCGCCCAGGAGCTGCACATCGCCCGGCTCGTGGCCACCGGCGCCACGTCGCGAGAGGTCGGCACACAGCTCTTCCTCAGCCCCCGCACGATCGAGGCGCACCTGCGCAGCATCTTCCGCAAGCTCGACATCACCTCGCGCAGGCAGCTCCGGGAGCTCCCGCTTCCCTGA
- a CDS encoding helix-turn-helix domain-containing protein: MAWSTSELADLAGTTVNTVRHYHRLGLLEEPERRYNGYKQYGVRHLVRLLRIRRLADLGLPLSEVGEMDAGSGSTAEALRELDTELAARIERLQRTRADIGAILRADAPADSPAGFAPYAAHLSEADQSIVHIYAQLYDEGAMADLRRMIEVDVEAGAVGDELNALPADADEATRQKLAERLAPGIAQNLIDYPWLNDPVGHLAKSAHVTQQTFVEAMTELYNSAQRDVLSRAGILGHQLAQMRLPGTP; this comes from the coding sequence ATGGCCTGGAGCACGAGCGAGCTCGCCGACCTGGCGGGGACGACAGTGAACACCGTCCGCCACTACCACCGGCTCGGCCTGCTGGAGGAGCCAGAGCGCCGGTACAACGGGTACAAGCAGTACGGCGTGCGGCACCTGGTGCGCCTGCTGCGGATCCGGCGCCTCGCCGACCTGGGTCTGCCGCTCTCGGAGGTCGGCGAGATGGACGCAGGCAGCGGAAGCACGGCCGAGGCGCTGCGGGAGCTGGACACCGAGCTCGCCGCGCGGATCGAGCGCCTGCAACGGACGCGCGCCGACATCGGTGCGATCCTGCGCGCCGACGCGCCGGCGGACTCGCCGGCCGGCTTCGCGCCCTACGCGGCACACCTGTCCGAGGCCGACCAGTCGATCGTCCACATCTATGCGCAGCTCTACGACGAAGGCGCGATGGCAGATCTGCGACGGATGATCGAGGTGGACGTCGAGGCGGGCGCGGTCGGGGACGAGCTCAACGCACTGCCGGCGGACGCAGACGAGGCGACACGGCAGAAGCTCGCCGAACGGCTCGCGCCGGGGATCGCCCAGAACCTCATCGACTACCCGTGGCTTAACGACCCCGTGGGACACCTGGCCAAGAGCGCGCACGTGACGCAGCAGACGTTCGTCGAGGCCATGACCGAGCTCTACAACTCGGCCCAGCGCGACGTCCTCTCGCGTGCCGGCATCCTCGGGCACCAGCTCGCGCAGATGCGGCTTCCCGGGACCCCTTGA
- a CDS encoding small multidrug efflux protein, whose translation MSPIQELVLNIQELVARVPELVQPLIVALAGAIPFVEGELAAMIGLVGGLHPVVAGIAAAAGNFLSVAVVVAVTSRARTAVVDRRAHVGATVGGGLGSLETVNVATSEDTKPLSKGRQRVHAWLVRFGVPGASILGPLAIPTHFTAAVLVGAGSPRRWVLLWQAVAIALWTTVTTVSIWIALTYVVGV comes from the coding sequence ATGTCCCCCATCCAGGAACTCGTCCTCAACATCCAGGAGCTCGTGGCCCGGGTGCCCGAGCTCGTCCAGCCCCTCATCGTTGCGCTCGCCGGAGCCATCCCGTTCGTCGAGGGCGAGCTCGCCGCCATGATCGGCCTCGTCGGCGGTCTGCACCCCGTCGTCGCCGGCATCGCCGCCGCCGCGGGCAACTTCCTCTCCGTGGCTGTCGTGGTGGCCGTGACGTCACGGGCTCGCACCGCCGTGGTGGACCGCAGGGCGCACGTCGGTGCGACGGTCGGCGGGGGCCTGGGATCCCTGGAGACCGTGAACGTCGCCACCTCCGAGGACACGAAGCCCTTGTCGAAGGGCCGGCAGCGTGTCCACGCGTGGCTCGTCCGCTTCGGCGTCCCCGGAGCGAGCATCCTCGGCCCGCTCGCGATCCCGACGCATTTCACCGCCGCGGTCCTCGTCGGCGCCGGCTCGCCCCGACGGTGGGTGCTGCTCTGGCAGGCGGTGGCGATCGCCCTCTGGACGACCGTGACCACCGTGTCGATCTGGATCGCCCTCACGTACGTCGTCGGGGTGTGA
- a CDS encoding GOLPH3/VPS74 family protein, producing the protein MTWSAAEPTLPEDLLLLMFQPGSRAISGGDALLSVLAGAVLADLALDGRVSTTKSTGTVMVEAVQGRAPTDEILRRAWAYLADRPRGIQAALAAIGPTVRTPLLARLVARGDIREQRHGGLGPFSTTTLMDGGSARRARLLSDVRDVVIGGTEPTPRVAALAGLLWGSGTLPELHRSSAGACARQLDRGQWVVGAAAAMVTRTTNAIIAGSVVIAAGVPARAR; encoded by the coding sequence GTGACGTGGTCGGCTGCCGAGCCGACCCTGCCCGAGGACCTCCTGCTCCTGATGTTCCAGCCCGGCTCGCGCGCGATCTCCGGCGGGGACGCCCTGCTCTCCGTCCTCGCCGGGGCCGTGCTCGCCGACCTCGCGCTCGACGGGCGCGTGTCGACGACGAAGAGCACCGGGACCGTGATGGTGGAAGCCGTGCAGGGTAGGGCGCCGACGGACGAGATCCTGCGTCGCGCCTGGGCCTACCTCGCAGACAGGCCCCGCGGGATCCAGGCCGCCCTCGCCGCGATCGGGCCGACGGTGCGCACACCCCTGCTGGCACGGCTCGTCGCGCGTGGGGACATCCGGGAGCAGCGACACGGGGGTCTCGGCCCGTTCTCGACCACCACCCTGATGGACGGCGGGAGCGCTCGCCGCGCCCGCCTCCTGAGCGACGTCCGCGACGTCGTCATCGGCGGCACCGAGCCGACGCCCCGCGTCGCCGCACTGGCCGGGCTGCTCTGGGGAAGCGGAACCCTCCCGGAGCTCCACCGGTCGTCCGCCGGCGCCTGCGCCCGGCAGCTCGACCGCGGGCAGTGGGTCGTCGGCGCCGCCGCCGCGATGGTCACGCGCACGACGAACGCGATCATCGCCGGCAGCGTCGTCATCGCGGCCGGCGTGCCCGCCCGGGCGCGCTGA
- a CDS encoding GNAT family N-acetyltransferase, translated as MGALAADRAGADPSHRGVGRLREADRGVGGGVSGGAARVERVSAYTVSVAGARVGRADFVDPPHGGERIIFHTEVDPQFRGRGLARLLVREALADSIRARLVVVPVCPLFARHLKEHGDEFVADGGRFRRPTPADLALVGREVADRRGRPVV; from the coding sequence GTGGGTGCGCTCGCGGCGGACCGGGCCGGCGCGGACCCCAGCCACCGGGGGGTCGGTCGCCTACGTGAAGCCGACCGAGGCGTCGGTGGCGGCGTGAGCGGAGGTGCCGCCCGCGTGGAGCGGGTCAGTGCCTACACCGTGAGCGTTGCCGGAGCGCGCGTGGGGAGGGCCGACTTCGTCGACCCTCCCCACGGGGGTGAGCGGATCATCTTCCACACCGAGGTGGACCCGCAGTTCCGGGGCCGCGGCCTCGCCAGGCTGCTGGTGCGGGAGGCGCTCGCGGACAGCATCCGCGCGAGGCTCGTCGTCGTGCCCGTGTGCCCGCTCTTCGCGCGCCATCTGAAAGAGCACGGTGACGAGTTCGTCGCCGACGGGGGCAGGTTCCGTCGGCCCACTCCCGCCGATCTTGCCCTGGTCGGGCGGGAAGTCGCCGACCGCCGCGGTCGTCCGGTCGTCTAG
- a CDS encoding TetR/AcrR family transcriptional regulator: protein MSKVMTPYHQRIAHEKRALILEAATALFLELGYDRTSLARIAERSGVSRATLFKQFPSKAALFDAMVTESWSTADEEEPPPAGNIVDGLSTIGRRYADLLSRPQMTDLFRIVIAELPRFPELANAQFSRGKTPYFESVRGYLLAEHEAGTVRVDDVDLAATQFLGMISNYIFWPTLLVPDWEVGAERVAQVVDEAVRTIAARYAATGRGSSTND from the coding sequence ATGAGCAAGGTCATGACGCCGTATCACCAGCGCATCGCCCACGAGAAGCGCGCGCTGATCCTGGAGGCTGCGACCGCGTTGTTCCTCGAGCTGGGGTACGACCGGACGTCGCTGGCGCGAATCGCGGAGCGCTCCGGCGTGTCGCGCGCCACCTTGTTCAAGCAGTTTCCGAGCAAGGCCGCTCTGTTCGACGCCATGGTCACCGAGTCCTGGTCGACCGCTGACGAAGAGGAACCGCCGCCGGCAGGCAACATCGTCGACGGGCTCAGCACCATCGGTCGCCGCTACGCCGACCTGTTGAGCCGCCCCCAGATGACGGACCTGTTCCGCATCGTCATTGCGGAGCTGCCGCGATTCCCCGAGCTCGCTAACGCGCAGTTCTCGCGCGGGAAGACGCCCTATTTCGAGTCCGTACGCGGCTACCTGCTGGCCGAGCACGAGGCGGGAACGGTGCGGGTCGACGACGTGGACCTCGCAGCCACCCAGTTCCTGGGCATGATCTCCAACTACATCTTCTGGCCGACCCTCCTGGTGCCGGACTGGGAGGTGGGCGCCGAACGCGTCGCTCAGGTGGTCGACGAGGCCGTTCGCACCATCGCCGCCCGGTACGCCGCGACCGGACGAGGGTCGTCGACGAACGACTGA
- a CDS encoding glucose 1-dehydrogenase — translation MPRFDDQTVLVTGGTGGQGSSHVRAYHAEGANVVIGGIDAERGAALAEELGPRARFTHLDVTDESSWSTAVRAAESAFGALNVLVNNAGVQNPPAPIETTDQATWSRILDVNLTGTFLGIKAAAPALRRAAGGAIVNIASTMGLGGTAHYAPYVASKWAVRGLTQTAALELGRDQIRVNTIHPGVIATSFIHEPAAGATAAIADFYSPEPFAIPRLGEPTDVTRLLLFLTSSDASFITGSEYVIDGGLLLGPALQSEAA, via the coding sequence ATGCCCCGCTTCGACGACCAGACCGTGCTCGTGACCGGTGGGACCGGCGGCCAGGGATCGAGCCACGTACGCGCCTACCACGCGGAGGGAGCGAACGTAGTGATCGGCGGCATCGACGCCGAACGCGGCGCCGCTCTCGCCGAGGAGCTCGGGCCCCGAGCTCGCTTCACCCACCTCGACGTCACCGACGAGAGCTCGTGGTCCACCGCTGTGCGAGCCGCTGAGAGCGCCTTCGGCGCCCTGAACGTCCTCGTCAACAACGCGGGTGTCCAGAACCCGCCGGCGCCGATCGAGACGACGGACCAGGCCACCTGGTCGCGCATCCTCGACGTCAACCTCACAGGCACCTTCCTCGGCATCAAGGCCGCCGCCCCCGCCCTGCGCCGCGCAGCAGGGGGAGCCATCGTCAACATCGCCTCGACCATGGGCCTGGGCGGCACGGCGCACTACGCGCCGTACGTCGCCAGCAAGTGGGCCGTGCGAGGTCTCACCCAGACGGCGGCGCTCGAGCTCGGCCGGGACCAGATCCGCGTGAATACCATCCACCCCGGCGTGATCGCGACCTCCTTCATCCACGAACCGGCGGCCGGCGCCACCGCGGCCATCGCCGACTTCTACTCCCCCGAGCCGTTCGCCATCCCCCGACTCGGAGAGCCGACCGACGTCACCCGGCTCCTCCTGTTCCTCACGTCATCAGACGCCTCGTTCATCACGGGGTCGGAGTACGTCATCGATGGCGGACTCCTGCTCGGGCCCGCCCTGCAGAGCGAGGCGGCATGA
- a CDS encoding nitroreductase/quinone reductase family protein gives MSRETTGGDGAVRDASLSHLPDDVRRAIEITPAAGTRERIIDVTTRGRRTGLPRRIEIFFFRAAGATYLCSGAGRAATNWHANLLANPEFTFHLKNGIRADLPARATPVTDPAERQAVLTEIVADLNQPHDPGTIRPTRLEDWAESRLMRISFLPRA, from the coding sequence ATGAGCCGGGAGACGACCGGAGGGGACGGCGCCGTTCGGGACGCGTCGTTGTCGCACCTGCCCGATGACGTCCGGCGAGCCATCGAGATCACACCCGCCGCAGGGACGCGCGAACGGATCATCGACGTCACCACGCGGGGGCGCCGCACCGGCCTCCCGCGCCGCATCGAGATCTTCTTCTTCCGAGCCGCGGGCGCAACCTACCTGTGCAGCGGCGCCGGCAGGGCCGCCACCAACTGGCATGCGAACCTTCTTGCCAATCCCGAGTTCACCTTCCACCTCAAGAACGGGATCCGTGCAGATCTGCCTGCTCGGGCCACGCCAGTCACCGACCCGGCCGAACGCCAGGCCGTGCTGACGGAGATCGTCGCGGACCTCAACCAGCCCCACGACCCCGGCACCATCCGGCCGACTCGGCTTGAAGACTGGGCCGAGAGCCGGCTCATGCGCATCAGCTTCCTCCCTCGGGCGTGA
- a CDS encoding FitA-like ribbon-helix-helix domain-containing protein, translating into MVMVQIRHVPEELHRELRARAAREGRSLSEFLLAELVRIGSRPTLDQLADRIHARDVAPPRPDQPVVEMIEAERDARDEHLASGH; encoded by the coding sequence ATGGTGATGGTCCAGATCCGGCACGTCCCCGAGGAGCTGCACAGGGAGCTGCGCGCACGGGCGGCGCGCGAGGGCCGCTCGCTGTCCGAGTTCCTCCTCGCCGAGCTGGTCCGGATCGGGTCGCGCCCGACGCTCGACCAGCTCGCGGACCGCATCCACGCCCGCGACGTCGCACCGCCCCGGCCCGACCAGCCGGTCGTCGAGATGATCGAGGCGGAACGCGACGCCCGCGACGAGCACCTGGCCTCGGGGCACTGA
- a CDS encoding type II toxin-antitoxin system VapC family toxin: protein MVDASAVVDFLLDPDRLRERFRAGGDDLHAPAHIDVEVLSALRRLAQRGTLTEGRARGAVDDLADLPLTRYEITPLLRRSWELREQVSAYDAPYVALAEALGATLVTRDARLARTSGHAARIDAV from the coding sequence GTGGTCGACGCGTCGGCGGTCGTCGACTTCCTCCTCGATCCTGATCGGCTGCGCGAGCGCTTCCGGGCGGGCGGGGACGACCTGCATGCCCCGGCGCACATCGACGTCGAGGTGCTCAGCGCGCTGCGGCGGCTGGCGCAGCGGGGCACCCTCACCGAGGGGCGGGCACGCGGCGCCGTCGACGACCTGGCGGACCTGCCGTTGACCCGGTACGAGATCACGCCGCTGCTGCGCCGGTCGTGGGAGCTGCGGGAGCAGGTCAGCGCGTACGACGCCCCGTACGTCGCACTGGCCGAGGCGCTGGGCGCCACCCTGGTCACGCGGGACGCGCGCCTGGCCCGCACGTCCGGTCACGCCGCGCGGATCGACGCCGTCTGA
- a CDS encoding NAD-dependent protein deacetylase, giving the protein MSTSDARPMTASSLAEVVEVLAGHRLAVLTGAGVSTDSGIPDYRGPDSPPRTPMTYQQFVADEAFRRHYWARNHVGWRHVHRTMPNAGHRALATMEQRGVVTGVITQNVDLLHEAAGSRNVIDLHGRYDRVRCLSCGTVISRAELADRLDALNPGFEAQVADIEIAPDADAVIEQTSGFVVADCSACGGMLKPDIVYFGENVPRERVERAFAMVDAADALLVAGSSLTVQSGLRFVRHAAQTGKPVVVVNRGATRGDKYASVTLDAGTSETLTDLAESLPTPRQSR; this is encoded by the coding sequence GTGAGCACATCCGACGCCCGCCCGATGACCGCCAGCTCGCTGGCGGAGGTCGTCGAAGTGCTCGCGGGCCACCGGCTCGCCGTGCTCACGGGCGCGGGCGTCTCGACGGACTCCGGCATCCCCGACTACCGCGGCCCCGACTCACCGCCGCGCACACCGATGACGTACCAGCAGTTCGTCGCCGACGAGGCGTTCCGCCGGCACTACTGGGCCCGCAACCACGTCGGCTGGCGGCACGTGCACCGGACGATGCCGAACGCCGGGCACCGCGCGCTGGCTACCATGGAGCAGCGTGGCGTGGTCACCGGGGTCATCACGCAGAATGTCGACCTCCTGCACGAGGCGGCCGGCTCGCGCAACGTCATCGACCTGCACGGACGCTACGACCGGGTGCGCTGCCTGTCCTGCGGCACGGTGATCTCCCGGGCCGAGCTGGCCGACCGCCTCGACGCGCTCAACCCCGGGTTCGAGGCCCAGGTCGCGGACATCGAGATCGCCCCGGACGCCGACGCCGTCATCGAGCAGACCAGCGGTTTCGTCGTCGCGGACTGCAGCGCCTGCGGGGGGATGCTCAAGCCGGACATCGTCTACTTCGGCGAGAACGTGCCGCGTGAGCGGGTGGAGCGGGCCTTCGCGATGGTCGACGCCGCCGACGCGCTCCTGGTCGCGGGGTCGTCGCTGACGGTGCAGTCGGGCCTGCGGTTCGTGCGGCACGCGGCGCAGACCGGCAAGCCCGTGGTCGTCGTGAACCGGGGCGCGACGCGTGGGGACAAGTACGCCTCCGTGACGCTGGACGCCGGGACCTCGGAGACGCTGACCGACCTGGCCGAGTCACTACCGACCCCACGTCAGTCGCGCTGA
- a CDS encoding nucleoside deaminase → MTDALRPWQAADTWAMGLALDEARRAVLTADVPVGAVVVGPGGEVVGRGRNVREAQADPTGHAEILALRSAAETLGRWRLDDCTLVVTLEPCLMCAGATVLARVPRLVLGAWDPKAGACGSQWDVVRDRRLNHRVEVVGGVRADECGLLLQRFFEAQRD, encoded by the coding sequence ATGACCGACGCCCTCCGTCCCTGGCAGGCGGCCGACACCTGGGCGATGGGTCTCGCGCTCGACGAGGCGCGCCGCGCGGTGCTCACCGCCGACGTCCCGGTCGGAGCCGTCGTCGTCGGGCCGGGAGGCGAGGTGGTCGGCCGCGGGCGCAACGTGCGCGAGGCGCAGGCCGACCCGACCGGGCACGCGGAGATCCTGGCTCTGCGCTCGGCCGCGGAGACGCTCGGTCGGTGGCGGCTCGACGACTGCACGCTCGTCGTGACCCTGGAGCCGTGCCTGATGTGCGCCGGGGCCACCGTGCTGGCGCGCGTCCCGCGGCTGGTCCTCGGCGCCTGGGACCCGAAGGCGGGGGCGTGCGGGTCGCAGTGGGACGTGGTGCGTGACCGACGACTCAACCACCGGGTCGAGGTGGTCGGGGGAGTGCGGGCCGACGAGTGCGGACTCCTGCTGCAGCGCTTCTTCGAGGCTCAGCGCGACTGA
- the upp gene encoding uracil phosphoribosyltransferase, which translates to MHLHVADHPLVAHKLTVLRDVTTPSPIFRQLVDELVTLLAYEATRHVHVESVDIVTPVTATTGLKLADPRPLVVPILRAGLGMLDGMTRLLPTAEVGFLGMQRDEETLEAITYANRLPDDLSGRQCFLLDPMLATGGTLVAAIDFLLARGARNVTAVCLLAAPEGLAVVEQAVGDRADVSVVVAAVDERLNEKAYIVPGLGDAGDRLYGVV; encoded by the coding sequence ATGCACCTGCACGTCGCGGACCACCCCCTGGTCGCCCACAAGCTCACCGTCCTGCGCGACGTCACCACCCCGTCGCCGATCTTCCGGCAGCTGGTCGACGAGCTCGTCACGCTGCTGGCCTACGAGGCCACCCGCCACGTGCACGTCGAGTCGGTGGACATCGTCACACCGGTCACCGCGACGACCGGCCTCAAGCTGGCCGACCCGCGCCCGCTCGTCGTGCCCATCCTGCGCGCCGGCCTGGGCATGCTCGACGGCATGACCCGCCTGCTGCCCACGGCCGAGGTCGGCTTCCTCGGGATGCAGCGCGACGAGGAGACCCTCGAGGCCATCACGTACGCGAACCGGCTTCCGGACGACCTGTCGGGCCGCCAGTGCTTCCTGCTGGACCCGATGCTGGCCACCGGCGGCACGCTGGTCGCCGCGATCGACTTCCTGCTCGCGCGCGGTGCTCGTAACGTCACCGCGGTCTGCCTGCTGGCTGCTCCGGAGGGCCTCGCGGTCGTCGAGCAGGCCGTCGGCGACCGGGCGGACGTGTCCGTCGTCGTCGCGGCTGTGGACGAGCGCCTCAACGAGAAGGCGTACATCGTGCCGGGCCTCGGCGACGCGGGCGACCGGCTGTACGGCGTCGTCTGA
- a CDS encoding NAD(P)H-binding protein: MRIAIAGGHGKVARLLSHDLTKRGDVPVALVRQLAHVDDVVADGAEGVVLDLERANARDVAEAIAGADAVVFAAGAGPGSGADRKDTVDRAGAALLADGAEQAGVRRYVLVSSMGAGAPPPPGTDEVFAAYLAAKHAAEQDLRDRDLDWTILRPGGLTDGPAQGLVRLDESVPQGSIPRADVAAVLAALLHEPASAGLVLELVQGVVPIDAAIAAVIEHAD, encoded by the coding sequence ATGCGCATCGCGATCGCCGGGGGCCACGGGAAAGTCGCTCGACTCCTGTCCCACGACCTGACCAAACGGGGCGACGTCCCCGTCGCCCTCGTGCGTCAGCTCGCGCACGTGGACGACGTCGTCGCTGACGGCGCGGAGGGCGTGGTGCTCGACCTGGAGCGGGCCAACGCACGGGACGTGGCCGAGGCGATCGCCGGTGCCGACGCCGTCGTGTTCGCCGCCGGCGCCGGACCGGGCAGCGGAGCCGACCGCAAGGACACCGTCGACCGCGCGGGCGCGGCCCTGCTGGCCGACGGCGCCGAGCAGGCCGGTGTCCGCCGCTACGTCCTCGTCTCCTCGATGGGCGCGGGCGCCCCACCGCCGCCCGGCACCGACGAGGTGTTCGCCGCCTACCTCGCCGCCAAGCACGCCGCCGAGCAGGACCTGCGCGACCGCGACCTGGACTGGACGATCCTGCGTCCGGGCGGGCTGACCGACGGCCCGGCCCAGGGGCTGGTGCGGCTCGACGAGTCCGTCCCCCAGGGCAGCATCCCCCGCGCCGACGTCGCCGCGGTGCTGGCGGCGCTCCTGCACGAGCCGGCCAGCGCGGGTCTGGTCCTCGAGCTGGTGCAGGGGGTCGTGCCCATCGACGCCGCGATCGCCGCCGTCATCGAGCACGCGGACTGA